One part of the Streptomyces ferrugineus genome encodes these proteins:
- the tmk gene encoding dTMP kinase: MTRAEQPTAPNTAPDDTLAADSRERAVRALLRRPQLKRLWSAQLVGGVGDILALLVLVLLALQAAIAEGSFGGGYRGVAFAVATVFGVRILATLLFGAVLLGPLTSLTSQEGPLDRRWTMVGADGLRAALLIVAPLWIDWMPDNALALLLVTVFVTGVAERFWTVCRESAAPALLPAPPPEGATVRPLPDHLDALRRLSLRTSFVSVPLAAAALVVAALLNNLLGAGLDWFEQHQAALASYVAAGLFAASLSVLTFLELPGTRTPRARSPLEGLRRPKTGSGVDKGRTGVIALLVTACAAVAGAVSAAVAVAVLHAKDLGGGPVLYGLLVLALTGAVVVGIRTAPSVLPALSRRRLLALAIAFTGIALLAAGLVPDVTTVLLIIALAGIGAGMAANTGHTLIDQEAEEFRRPRTTEHLHAVVRVCVALGAVIAPLVAALIGPHRLESGKFVFAHGGAAFTLMLVGALLLPVAALVLAKVDDRSGVPLRQDLRDALLGGDDPEQVPATSGFFIALEGGDGAGKSTQAEALAEWIRGKGHEVVVTREPGATPVGKRLRSILLDVSSAGLSHRAEALLYAADRAEHVDTVVRPALERGAVVISDRYVDSSVAYQGAGRDLSPTEIARINRWATNGLAPHLTVLLDISPESARERFTEAPDRLESEPTEFHARVRSGFLTLAAADPGRYLVVDAGQEPEAVTTVVRHRLDQMLPLSEAEIQAQEEARRKAEEEARRKAEEEAARKAEEERLERERQEQLARLRAEEEERKRRELEEAQRREAERQAEEARQRAEEARRRAEEERQRLLAEEKARAEEEARRKAEEERRRKQAEEEARLRAEAEALRLEKQRKAEEALLRAEEARRRAEQAASAAQAGPKPTGPAAGAGFGDAVTVPTPVVTPGGASDETTVLRPVRDEEQRETGDEPAAGDRPSGESESEVTAKLPQPPVPSEADETTVLPPVAPGAADETAVLPPVPPGAADETAVLPPVSEDESGDRVPPGYFRDEERTREMPQVDEAGASRRRARSDWAEETPLDDLPTLADELLGPHEDEYDEDGGGRGRGRRR, translated from the coding sequence ATGACGCGAGCCGAGCAGCCAACGGCCCCCAACACGGCCCCCGACGACACCCTCGCGGCGGACTCCCGCGAGCGCGCCGTCCGCGCCCTGCTGCGCCGACCGCAGCTCAAGAGGCTGTGGAGCGCGCAGTTGGTGGGTGGTGTCGGCGACATCCTCGCCCTCCTGGTGCTGGTGCTGCTGGCCCTTCAGGCGGCGATCGCCGAAGGGTCCTTCGGCGGTGGCTACCGGGGCGTGGCGTTCGCAGTGGCGACCGTCTTCGGCGTGCGCATCCTGGCCACCCTGCTCTTCGGCGCCGTACTCCTCGGCCCGCTGACATCGCTGACCTCCCAGGAAGGCCCGCTCGACCGGCGCTGGACCATGGTCGGCGCCGACGGACTGCGCGCCGCCCTGCTGATCGTCGCACCCCTGTGGATCGACTGGATGCCGGACAACGCGCTGGCGCTGCTGCTGGTCACGGTCTTCGTGACCGGCGTCGCCGAGCGCTTCTGGACGGTGTGCCGGGAGAGCGCGGCGCCCGCCCTGTTGCCGGCCCCGCCGCCGGAGGGCGCGACGGTACGGCCGCTGCCGGACCACCTGGACGCCCTGCGCCGTCTGTCGCTGCGCACCAGCTTCGTGTCGGTCCCGCTGGCAGCCGCCGCGCTCGTCGTCGCCGCCCTGCTGAACAACCTGCTCGGCGCCGGGCTCGACTGGTTCGAGCAGCACCAGGCGGCCCTCGCGTCGTATGTCGCGGCCGGCCTGTTCGCCGCGTCCCTGTCCGTGCTGACCTTCCTGGAACTGCCCGGCACGCGCACCCCCCGCGCGCGCTCGCCGCTGGAGGGGCTGCGCCGCCCGAAGACCGGATCCGGCGTCGACAAGGGCCGCACCGGCGTGATCGCGCTGCTGGTGACGGCGTGCGCGGCGGTCGCCGGAGCGGTGTCCGCGGCGGTCGCCGTCGCGGTGCTGCACGCCAAGGACCTGGGCGGCGGTCCGGTGCTGTACGGCCTGCTGGTGCTCGCGCTGACCGGCGCCGTGGTCGTCGGCATCCGTACGGCCCCCTCCGTGCTGCCCGCCCTGTCACGGCGCCGCCTGCTGGCGCTCGCCATCGCCTTCACCGGGATCGCGCTGCTGGCCGCGGGCCTCGTCCCGGACGTCACCACCGTCCTGCTGATCATCGCGCTGGCCGGAATCGGCGCGGGCATGGCCGCCAACACCGGCCACACGCTGATCGACCAGGAGGCCGAGGAGTTCCGCCGTCCGCGCACGACGGAGCATCTGCACGCGGTCGTACGGGTCTGTGTGGCGCTCGGCGCGGTGATCGCGCCGCTGGTGGCCGCGCTCATCGGGCCGCACCGGCTGGAGAGCGGCAAGTTCGTCTTCGCGCACGGCGGTGCGGCGTTCACGCTGATGCTGGTCGGCGCGCTGCTGCTGCCGGTGGCCGCGCTGGTGCTGGCCAAGGTCGACGACCGCTCCGGCGTGCCGCTGCGGCAGGACCTGCGGGACGCGCTGCTCGGCGGGGACGACCCGGAGCAGGTGCCCGCGACATCCGGCTTCTTCATCGCCCTGGAGGGCGGCGACGGCGCCGGCAAGTCCACCCAGGCCGAGGCGCTCGCCGAGTGGATCCGCGGCAAGGGCCACGAGGTCGTCGTCACGCGCGAGCCGGGCGCGACGCCGGTCGGCAAGCGGCTGCGGTCGATCCTGCTGGACGTGTCGAGCGCCGGCCTGTCGCACCGCGCGGAGGCGCTGCTGTACGCCGCCGACCGCGCGGAGCACGTGGACACCGTGGTCCGTCCGGCCCTGGAGCGCGGCGCGGTCGTGATCTCGGACCGCTACGTCGACTCCTCCGTCGCCTACCAGGGCGCGGGCCGCGACCTGTCCCCGACGGAGATCGCCCGCATCAACCGCTGGGCGACCAACGGACTCGCACCGCATCTGACCGTGCTGCTGGACATCTCGCCGGAGAGCGCCCGCGAGCGGTTCACCGAGGCACCGGACCGGCTGGAGTCGGAGCCCACGGAGTTCCACGCGCGCGTGCGCTCCGGTTTCCTCACGCTGGCCGCGGCCGACCCCGGCCGCTATCTGGTGGTGGACGCGGGCCAGGAGCCGGAAGCCGTGACGACGGTCGTCCGGCACCGGCTCGACCAGATGCTGCCGCTGTCCGAGGCCGAGATCCAGGCGCAGGAGGAAGCGCGCCGCAAGGCCGAGGAGGAGGCCCGGCGCAAGGCCGAGGAAGAGGCCGCCCGCAAGGCCGAGGAGGAGCGCCTGGAGCGCGAGCGCCAGGAGCAGCTCGCCCGGCTGCGCGCCGAGGAGGAGGAGCGCAAGCGGCGCGAGCTGGAGGAGGCGCAACGCCGCGAGGCCGAACGGCAGGCGGAGGAGGCCCGGCAGCGGGCCGAGGAAGCGCGTCGACGGGCCGAGGAGGAGCGTCAGAGGCTGCTCGCGGAGGAGAAGGCACGCGCCGAGGAGGAGGCGCGCCGCAAGGCCGAGGAGGAGCGGCGCCGCAAGCAGGCCGAGGAAGAGGCCCGGCTGCGCGCCGAGGCGGAGGCCCTCCGCCTGGAGAAGCAGCGCAAGGCTGAGGAGGCCCTGCTGCGGGCCGAGGAGGCCCGGCGACGGGCCGAGCAGGCGGCGTCCGCGGCTCAGGCGGGTCCGAAGCCGACGGGGCCTGCGGCCGGGGCCGGCTTCGGGGATGCGGTGACGGTGCCCACGCCTGTGGTGACGCCGGGCGGGGCGTCGGACGAGACGACCGTGCTGCGGCCGGTGCGTGACGAGGAGCAGCGGGAGACGGGCGACGAGCCGGCTGCCGGTGACCGTCCTTCGGGCGAGTCCGAGTCCGAGGTGACGGCGAAGCTGCCGCAGCCGCCGGTGCCTTCGGAGGCGGACGAGACGACGGTGCTGCCGCCGGTTGCGCCGGGTGCGGCCGATGAGACGGCCGTCCTGCCGCCGGTCCCGCCCGGTGCCGCGGACGAAACGGCCGTGCTGCCTCCCGTGTCGGAGGACGAGTCCGGGGACCGGGTTCCGCCCGGGTACTTCCGCGATGAGGAACGTACGCGCGAGATGCCCCAGGTCGACGAGGCGGGCGCGTCGCGACGCAGAGCTCGGTCCGACTGGGCCGAGGAGACGCCGCTGGACGATCTGCCGACGTTGGCGGACGAGCTGTTGGGTCCGCATGAGGACGAGTACGACGAGGACGGGGGCGGCCGGGGCCGGGGTCGGCGGCGCTGA